A window of the Syntrophothermus lipocalidus DSM 12680 genome harbors these coding sequences:
- a CDS encoding FAD-dependent oxidoreductase codes for MSAENEKPTGITRRRFLKGAAIGAAGIASAGLLAGCGQEEPKTQTPEAGKEGEASFEVPPEPIPDSEIKKTVTADVIVIGAGTGGMIAAISAAEAGARTILLEKGTQFTKGAMWMAAIDSSLQKKLGIKIDKDEAVEEICRYGGHLVDERLVRLWADKSGEFMDWFMPIVEAAGYETMLETDLKVGFYKSYPVGHVVIKPPKQAIGHLGEYGSPLYMPVLENKAKGMGVDIRYNSPAVQLERNNKGRVTGVITGSPSNYTKFVAKKGIILCTGGYARNEEMINKWCPTARYAGSSIAPAGNTGDGIKMALWVGADVDPIQAMMVFNRGLIGKDGKLGAPWNGAYLRTGSQPFLCVNVRGERFVNEDLPYDYACNAAVMQPEHVWWQVWDENWRDDITRFHTTICSRIVPHPQAPPRDGLDYVAQEFDKFIKQGLIITANTIDELARKMGVPAETFKATVARYNELAKKGKDEDFGKIAFRLSTLEKPPFYAAKLSAALLCNITGLRINTKMQVLDKETNPIPGLYAAGNDSGSFFAYSYPQMFGGLALGRTATFARLAGQYAAAEKA; via the coding sequence GTGAGTGCTGAAAACGAAAAGCCGACGGGAATAACACGAAGGAGATTCCTAAAAGGGGCGGCGATTGGAGCGGCTGGAATTGCGTCTGCGGGGCTTTTGGCGGGTTGTGGGCAAGAAGAGCCTAAAACGCAGACGCCGGAAGCCGGGAAAGAGGGTGAGGCAAGTTTTGAGGTGCCGCCTGAGCCTATTCCAGACAGCGAGATAAAGAAGACTGTGACTGCGGACGTAATTGTAATTGGCGCGGGAACCGGTGGAATGATCGCAGCCATATCTGCTGCGGAGGCAGGGGCTAGGACCATCTTGCTGGAGAAGGGGACACAATTTACCAAGGGTGCCATGTGGATGGCTGCCATTGATAGCAGTTTACAAAAGAAGTTGGGAATTAAAATCGACAAGGACGAGGCCGTAGAGGAAATATGCAGGTATGGAGGACATTTAGTTGATGAGCGGTTAGTAAGGCTGTGGGCTGATAAGAGCGGTGAATTCATGGACTGGTTTATGCCGATCGTGGAAGCTGCTGGCTATGAAACTATGCTGGAAACGGACCTTAAAGTAGGGTTCTACAAATCCTATCCGGTTGGTCACGTGGTAATTAAACCACCGAAGCAAGCTATTGGGCACTTGGGCGAATACGGGAGCCCACTCTACATGCCTGTACTGGAAAACAAGGCGAAAGGAATGGGAGTAGATATTCGTTACAACAGCCCAGCAGTTCAGTTGGAGCGTAACAATAAGGGAAGAGTTACCGGCGTCATAACAGGAAGCCCGTCTAACTATACTAAGTTTGTTGCCAAAAAGGGGATCATATTATGCACCGGAGGTTATGCTAGAAACGAGGAAATGATTAATAAGTGGTGCCCCACAGCCCGGTATGCCGGTAGTTCGATAGCTCCGGCAGGTAACACGGGGGACGGAATCAAGATGGCTTTGTGGGTTGGTGCAGACGTGGATCCGATTCAAGCAATGATGGTGTTTAATCGCGGACTAATTGGTAAAGATGGGAAGCTTGGAGCCCCGTGGAACGGAGCATACTTACGAACTGGCAGTCAACCATTTCTATGCGTGAACGTTCGAGGAGAACGATTTGTAAATGAAGATCTCCCCTATGATTACGCTTGTAATGCCGCTGTTATGCAGCCAGAACATGTGTGGTGGCAGGTGTGGGATGAAAACTGGAGGGATGACATAACCAGATTCCACACTACTATTTGTTCGCGCATAGTACCTCACCCTCAAGCTCCTCCAAGGGATGGACTGGATTACGTGGCACAGGAATTTGATAAGTTCATCAAACAAGGGCTGATAATTACTGCAAACACCATTGATGAACTGGCACGCAAGATGGGGGTGCCAGCAGAAACCTTTAAGGCTACAGTGGCAAGGTATAATGAACTGGCGAAAAAGGGTAAGGACGAGGACTTCGGTAAGATAGCTTTTCGGCTCTCAACCTTGGAGAAGCCTCCGTTCTACGCCGCTAAACTCTCAGCTGCCCTCCTCTGTAATATTACAGGGTTAAGAATAAACACGAAAATGCAAGTACTTGACAAGGAGACGAATCCAATTCCAGGCCTTTACGCAGCTGGAAACGACAGCGGATCCTTTTTCGCGTACAGCTATCCCCAAATGTTCGGTGGCCTTGCCCTTGGACGAACTGCCACTTTTGCTCGTCTTGCCGGACAGTATGCTGCCGCGGAAAAGGCTTAA